Proteins encoded together in one Bacteroidota bacterium window:
- a CDS encoding outer membrane lipoprotein carrier protein LolA, whose protein sequence is MKKLLFILPLFLLPLMKVQAQDTKAKAILDGVCAQTKTYTTIEIEFSYTMENKKKNMKETKKGTACMKGDKYWLSFAGQTLISDGKTTWTYIKESNEVQINNVNTGDDQSLNPSKLLTAYDKSFTPKFIKEEVRTGKTLQILDLTPLKSRSYYKIRVEIDKVQKQIANSIVYDKDGATTYTYSVSKFTTNKAIADTKFTFKTSDYPGVEVVDLR, encoded by the coding sequence ATGAAAAAGTTGCTTTTTATCTTACCGCTCTTCCTGCTGCCCCTGATGAAGGTTCAGGCACAGGACACCAAAGCAAAAGCCATTCTTGATGGTGTATGCGCGCAAACCAAAACCTACACTACCATAGAAATCGAGTTTTCCTATACTATGGAAAACAAGAAGAAAAACATGAAAGAGACCAAGAAAGGTACTGCCTGTATGAAGGGCGATAAATACTGGCTCAGCTTTGCCGGACAAACCCTTATCAGTGATGGCAAGACCACCTGGACGTATATCAAAGAATCAAACGAAGTACAAATCAATAATGTGAATACCGGTGATGATCAGTCGCTCAACCCGAGCAAACTGCTTACTGCCTACGATAAGAGCTTCACACCAAAATTCATTAAAGAAGAAGTACGTACCGGAAAAACGCTGCAAATTCTCGACCTGACACCACTCAAATCGCGCTCGTATTATAAGATTCGTGTTGAGATTGATAAAGTGCAGAAGCAGATTGCAAACTCTATTGTGTACGATAAAGACGGCGCCACTACCTACACCTACAGTGTTTCGAAGTTCACAACGAATAAGGCCATTGCCGACACCAAGTTCACCTTTAAAACATCTGATTATCCGGGTGTTGAAGTAGTTGACCTGCGTTAA
- the rocD gene encoding ornithine--oxo-acid transaminase codes for MSETTIGSAAAQAAIGLEDKYGAHNYHPLPVVLAKGEGIFVWDVDGKRYFDFLSAYSAVNQGHCHPKIVEAMVEQARTLTLTSRAFYNDSLGPYEKFVTEYFGYDKVLPMNTGAEGDETAIKLTRKWGYTVKGIPENQAKIICCNDNFHGRTTTIISMSTDPDAYADFGPFTPGFIKIPYNDLNALAKALEDPNVAGFLVEPIQGEAGVFVPDEGYLKKAFELCKAKNVLFIADEVQTGIARTGKLLACDHEGVRPDVLILGKALSGGAYPISAVLADDAIMLTIKPGQHGSTFGGNPVAAKVAIAALTVVKDEKLSERAEKMGNIFREGVKAIKSDMIELVRGKGLLNAVIIKPKNGKEAWDVCMKMAENGLLAKPTHGHIIRFAPPLIITEEQVLEAVKIIEKSILSFG; via the coding sequence ATGAGCGAAACAACGATTGGAAGTGCGGCGGCACAAGCTGCTATTGGTCTTGAAGACAAATACGGTGCACACAATTACCACCCACTGCCGGTAGTGCTTGCCAAAGGCGAAGGCATTTTTGTATGGGATGTAGACGGAAAAAGATATTTTGATTTTCTGTCGGCTTACTCAGCCGTGAATCAAGGGCATTGCCACCCTAAAATTGTTGAAGCCATGGTTGAACAGGCTCGTACGCTTACCCTTACCAGCCGCGCGTTCTACAATGACTCACTCGGACCTTACGAAAAATTTGTGACGGAATATTTTGGCTACGACAAAGTGCTTCCGATGAATACCGGAGCCGAAGGCGATGAAACCGCCATCAAACTCACCCGTAAATGGGGCTATACCGTAAAAGGAATTCCTGAGAATCAGGCAAAGATTATCTGCTGCAACGATAACTTCCACGGAAGAACGACTACCATTATTTCTATGTCAACGGACCCTGACGCCTATGCCGATTTCGGACCGTTTACTCCCGGCTTTATAAAAATACCTTACAACGATTTGAATGCTTTGGCAAAAGCACTGGAAGATCCGAATGTAGCAGGTTTTCTTGTTGAGCCTATTCAGGGCGAAGCCGGTGTTTTTGTACCGGATGAAGGTTATCTGAAAAAAGCCTTTGAACTCTGCAAAGCAAAAAATGTATTGTTCATCGCCGACGAAGTGCAGACAGGCATTGCACGCACGGGCAAGCTGCTTGCCTGCGACCACGAAGGCGTGCGCCCCGATGTTCTGATTCTTGGCAAAGCACTGTCTGGTGGTGCATATCCGATATCTGCAGTATTGGCTGACGATGCAATTATGCTAACCATAAAACCCGGTCAGCATGGTTCAACTTTCGGCGGAAACCCGGTAGCAGCAAAGGTTGCTATTGCCGCACTTACCGTTGTGAAAGACGAAAAGCTGAGTGAACGTGCCGAAAAAATGGGCAACATATTCCGCGAAGGCGTAAAAGCTATAAAATCAGACATGATAGAACTGGTTCGTGGCAAGGGATTGCTGAATGCCGTCATCATCAAACCTAAAAACGGCAAGGAAGCATGGGATGTTTGCATGAAGATGGCTGAAAACGGACTGCTGGCAAAACCCACACATGGACATATTATCCGCTTTGCACCTCCTTTGATTATTACCGAAGAACAGGTTCTCGAAGCTGTAAAAATTATAGAGAAATCTATACTTTCATTTGGATAA
- a CDS encoding acyltransferase: MDKEHIVQLDGIRFFAVSMVILAHSVQWQWVQPWLTMLPLSQGVTLFFVLSGFLITKILLSNRDKYAAHNMGKSPLVKNFYIRRFLRIFPIYYLTIFFLYFIDYGNARAIFPWLVSYTTNIYQSVHSVGLISFNHFWSLAVEEQFYLFWPWIILFVNRKYLAGIIISTIVAGILSKLYIFLFVQSWMAGAYFTLSCMHALGLGALIAWIALYRKPLFLQLSKYYWTYGSMIIYFILIWVQHTYKIMWYKEIFEDFMFAIASGFIVIRAAQNKFTFLSRKILEHPFVVYVGKISYGMYVYHLFMQPLFYYISPHIGIMVTDKYSMFAFTYLLTFILAHISWKLIENPINNLKGKFPYFTAPGEASIRNS; this comes from the coding sequence ATGGATAAAGAACACATTGTTCAACTCGACGGAATTCGCTTTTTTGCTGTCAGTATGGTTATTCTGGCGCATTCCGTTCAATGGCAATGGGTGCAACCCTGGCTTACCATGCTTCCGCTGTCGCAGGGTGTCACGCTGTTCTTTGTCCTCAGCGGATTTCTGATTACCAAAATTCTACTCTCCAACCGCGATAAATACGCTGCACATAACATGGGCAAAAGCCCGTTGGTTAAGAACTTTTACATCCGGCGTTTTTTGAGAATTTTCCCTATCTATTACCTCACCATTTTCTTTCTCTATTTTATAGATTATGGAAATGCGAGAGCAATTTTTCCCTGGCTGGTAAGCTATACAACCAATATTTACCAATCGGTTCATAGTGTCGGGCTTATCAGTTTCAATCATTTTTGGTCATTGGCTGTCGAAGAGCAGTTTTATTTATTCTGGCCGTGGATAATCCTTTTTGTCAATCGTAAATACCTTGCCGGGATTATTATATCTACCATCGTTGCCGGGATACTTTCAAAGTTATACATCTTTCTTTTCGTTCAGAGCTGGATGGCAGGCGCCTATTTTACACTCAGCTGCATGCATGCACTGGGACTCGGTGCCCTGATTGCATGGATAGCGCTTTACAGGAAACCGCTCTTTCTGCAGTTGTCAAAATACTACTGGACCTACGGAAGTATGATAATTTATTTTATACTCATCTGGGTACAGCACACCTATAAAATAATGTGGTACAAGGAAATCTTTGAAGATTTTATGTTTGCAATAGCTTCAGGATTTATTGTAATCAGGGCAGCCCAGAATAAATTCACCTTCCTCAGCAGAAAAATTCTTGAACATCCGTTTGTAGTTTATGTTGGTAAAATTTCATACGGCATGTATGTTTACCACCTCTTCATGCAGCCTCTTTTTTATTACATTTCACCGCATATAGGTATCATGGTAACGGATAAATATTCAATGTTTGCGTTTACCTATCTTCTTACGTTTATACTGGCGCACATCTCATGGAAGCTGATAGAAAACCCGATTAATAATCTAAAAGGCAAATTCCCCTATTTCACGGCTCCCGGTGAAGCGTCAATCAGAAATTCATAA
- a CDS encoding SAM-dependent chlorinase/fluorinase, translating into MAIITLTSDWGTKDHYTAAVKGAILSRDPAITIVDISHTIGNFNLTETAFVLRNAFHHFPEGTIHIIAVNTEASVKHVHAVALYKGHYFIGADNGIFSLIFDEKPEKMIEISIPQDSDYFTFSSRDVFVKVACMIASGASIESTGSPMNDYNRLVAFKPVYEENIIRGVVTYIDSFDNCITNITEAAFKEIGKGRRFTVYFRTDETDEIKKAYSDVPPGEIVTLFGTTGYLEVAINQGCASGLLGLQIADSVRIDFEE; encoded by the coding sequence ATGGCAATTATTACTCTTACAAGCGACTGGGGAACAAAAGATCACTACACTGCTGCGGTTAAAGGCGCCATTCTTTCCAGAGACCCGGCTATTACTATAGTAGATATTTCGCATACTATTGGTAATTTCAATCTTACCGAAACAGCTTTTGTACTCCGTAATGCCTTTCATCATTTTCCGGAAGGCACCATACACATCATTGCCGTAAATACCGAAGCATCTGTAAAACACGTTCATGCTGTTGCATTATATAAAGGACATTATTTCATTGGAGCCGATAACGGCATTTTCTCTCTTATTTTTGATGAGAAACCTGAAAAAATGATTGAGATTTCCATTCCGCAGGATTCTGATTATTTCACTTTTTCGTCGCGCGATGTTTTTGTAAAAGTGGCCTGCATGATTGCTTCCGGTGCATCTATTGAAAGTACCGGTTCACCCATGAATGATTATAACCGGCTCGTGGCTTTTAAACCCGTGTATGAAGAAAATATTATTCGCGGAGTGGTAACCTACATTGACTCTTTCGATAATTGTATTACCAATATTACCGAAGCTGCTTTTAAAGAAATCGGGAAAGGGCGGAGGTTTACTGTATATTTCCGCACCGACGAAACGGATGAAATAAAGAAAGCATACAGCGACGTGCCTCCCGGTGAAATCGTGACCTTGTTTGGTACCACCGGCTACCTTGAAGTTGCCATCAATCAGGGCTGTGCATCAGGTTTGCTTGGTCTGCAGATTGCCGACAGCGTACGCATCGATTTTGAAGAATAA